One Limnothrix sp. FACHB-406 DNA window includes the following coding sequences:
- a CDS encoding chemotaxis protein CheW yields MVGSPDFLAGGGVDDQSPELQELENPEGEMHLRFYLPSGRELALPAVIIREVSEPSPDRITPVPNVSPLLLGTLNIRGQVIWVVDLGQFLGETIPLNTDRAEVPVIAIEEGDMMLGLAVARVAGMYWLKPDNVEALSSVNDPIGEFLRGEWRLSNNRILQLLDHVAILRSNRLGQSAG; encoded by the coding sequence GTGGTCGGAAGTCCAGATTTTTTGGCCGGCGGAGGTGTGGATGATCAGTCGCCGGAACTTCAGGAGCTAGAAAATCCTGAAGGTGAGATGCACCTGCGGTTTTACCTACCCTCGGGACGGGAATTGGCGTTGCCAGCGGTCATTATCCGCGAGGTGAGTGAACCCTCTCCCGATCGGATCACGCCTGTGCCGAACGTGTCTCCCCTGTTGTTAGGAACCTTGAATATTCGGGGGCAGGTGATTTGGGTGGTGGATCTGGGGCAGTTTTTGGGGGAAACCATCCCGCTGAATACCGATCGGGCGGAGGTGCCGGTGATTGCGATCGAGGAAGGGGATATGATGCTTGGCTTGGCGGTGGCCCGGGTGGCGGGTATGTATTGGCTCAAGCCGGACAATGTGGAAGCCTTGAGTAGCGTGAATGATCCGATCGGGGAATTTTTGCGCGGAGAGTGGCGATTGAGTAACAATCGAATTCTGCAATTACTGGATCATGTGGCCATTTTGCGGTCTAATCGCCTGGGTCAATCCGCAGGATAG
- a CDS encoding response regulator transcription factor — translation MSVVLVVEDSVAQREMIGELLQGSGLTVNMASDGVEALESLQKQRPDLVVLDIVMPRMNGYEVCRRLKSDPTTQDVPVVMCSSKGEEFDRYWGLRQGADAYIAKPFQPQELVGTVKQLLRG, via the coding sequence ATGAGTGTAGTGTTAGTTGTCGAAGACAGCGTCGCCCAGCGAGAGATGATCGGCGAGCTCTTGCAGGGCAGTGGGCTGACCGTCAACATGGCATCCGATGGTGTTGAGGCGCTAGAAAGTTTGCAAAAGCAGCGTCCAGATCTGGTCGTTTTGGATATTGTGATGCCCCGCATGAATGGCTACGAAGTTTGTCGTCGCTTGAAGTCGGATCCCACAACGCAGGATGTGCCAGTGGTGATGTGTTCCTCAAAAGGGGAAGAGTTCGATCGCTACTGGGGCCTGAGACAAGGCGCAGATGCCTATATTGCTAAGCCCTTTCAGCCTCAAGAGTTGGTGGGAACAGTGAAGCAATTATTGCGCGGCTGA